From one Anaerococcus prevotii DSM 20548 genomic stretch:
- a CDS encoding NADH-dependent [FeFe] hydrogenase, group A6, which produces MLKLKINNREVEVNEGSTILEAASILNIKIPTLCHMDLHDIKFVNKLASCRVCLVEDIDKDKLIPSCATFVKEGMNIRTDSKRVIRARRAIVELLLSDHPSDCLKCAKNLDCTLQELACDLNIREIRYRGEMRSLPIDDNSYSLIRDPNKCILCRRCETMCNEVQTVGALAEVGRGFYTHVGSTFNRSMFETTCTFCGQCLSVCPTGALTEKSNIPEVWRALSSDKHVIVQVAPAVRVALGEMFGIRVGTNVEGKIVTALRRLGFDRVFDTNFAADLTIMEEANEFVDRLKGKGELPILTSCCPGWVNFMEQQFSDMIDIPSTCKSPHEMFGAIAKSYYAEKEGINPEDIVVVSVMPCISKKYEAKRDELENEGYSDVDTVITTRELAEMIKEVGIDFASLEDSDFDNPMGESTGAGDIFGTSGGVIEATVRTAYNIITEKDLEKVEFYDLRGLRGIKYATVDIEGREIKIAVANGLGNTRRLLEKLKNKEISLDAIEVMACPGGCIGGGGQPYHHGDISILKKRSEGLYKLDESKKLRKSYENPYIKDLYDEYLKEPGSEKAHNLLHTSYKASPKL; this is translated from the coding sequence ATGCTTAAGTTAAAGATAAATAATAGAGAAGTAGAAGTTAATGAAGGATCTACAATCCTAGAAGCTGCAAGTATTTTAAATATCAAAATTCCAACCTTATGTCATATGGATCTTCACGATATAAAGTTTGTAAATAAGCTTGCTTCCTGCAGGGTATGTTTAGTAGAAGATATAGACAAGGATAAATTAATTCCTTCATGTGCTACTTTCGTCAAAGAAGGAATGAATATTAGAACGGATAGCAAAAGAGTGATCAGGGCGAGAAGAGCTATTGTCGAGCTACTCTTATCAGATCATCCATCCGATTGCCTGAAATGTGCCAAAAACCTGGACTGTACTCTCCAAGAGCTCGCCTGTGACTTAAATATTAGAGAGATAAGATACAGAGGAGAGATGAGGAGTCTACCAATTGATGATAATTCATATTCACTAATTAGAGATCCAAACAAGTGCATTCTTTGTAGAAGATGTGAGACTATGTGTAACGAGGTTCAAACCGTTGGAGCTCTTGCAGAAGTTGGAAGGGGTTTTTATACTCATGTTGGATCAACCTTCAATAGGTCCATGTTTGAGACGACTTGTACCTTTTGTGGCCAATGTCTATCAGTATGTCCTACAGGGGCTCTTACAGAAAAGTCAAATATACCAGAAGTCTGGAGGGCCCTTTCATCTGACAAACATGTAATAGTACAAGTTGCACCAGCAGTTAGGGTTGCCCTGGGTGAGATGTTTGGTATTAGAGTAGGAACTAATGTCGAAGGAAAAATCGTAACAGCTTTAAGGAGACTAGGATTTGATAGGGTATTTGATACGAATTTTGCGGCAGACCTTACAATAATGGAAGAAGCAAACGAGTTTGTAGATAGACTAAAGGGAAAAGGAGAGCTTCCAATTCTTACATCTTGTTGTCCAGGTTGGGTTAATTTCATGGAACAACAGTTTTCTGACATGATCGATATACCTTCCACATGCAAGTCCCCTCATGAGATGTTTGGAGCAATTGCTAAGTCCTACTATGCTGAAAAAGAAGGAATTAATCCAGAAGATATAGTTGTAGTATCTGTTATGCCTTGTATTTCTAAGAAATATGAAGCTAAAAGAGATGAGCTAGAAAATGAAGGCTACTCTGATGTTGATACAGTAATTACGACAAGGGAGTTAGCAGAGATGATTAAGGAAGTTGGAATTGACTTTGCTTCTTTGGAAGATAGTGATTTCGATAACCCTATGGGAGAGTCTACAGGAGCTGGTGACATATTTGGTACGAGTGGTGGAGTAATCGAAGCTACAGTACGTACGGCCTATAATATAATTACAGAAAAAGACTTAGAAAAAGTTGAGTTTTATGATTTAAGAGGTCTTAGAGGAATAAAATACGCTACAGTTGATATAGAGGGAAGAGAAATTAAGATTGCGGTTGCCAATGGTTTGGGAAATACGAGAAGACTTCTAGAAAAATTAAAGAATAAAGAAATATCCCTAGACGCTATCGAGGTAATGGCTTGTCCAGGAGGTTGTATCGGTGGAGGAGGTCAACCTTATCATCATGGAGATATTTCTATCTTAAAAAAAAGATCAGAAGGTCTCTACAAATTGGATGAATCCAAAAAGCTTAGAAAATCTTATGAGAATCCTTATATTAAAGACCTCTATGATGAATACTTGAAAGAGCCTGGTTCAGAGAAAGCACATAATCTTCTTCATACATCATACAAGGCATCTCCAAAATTATAA
- a CDS encoding glutaredoxin family protein gives MRKEIKREWDFELFFKPDCPFCLKVLNYFKKNDIIKFPSYNIEDVVSGYENQDKLYEVGGKVQVPCMVIDGKAMYESDDIIAYAKENFLEKAKENKAKREENK, from the coding sequence ATGAGAAAAGAAATTAAAAGAGAATGGGATTTTGAACTATTCTTCAAACCAGATTGTCCATTTTGCCTAAAGGTTCTTAATTATTTTAAGAAAAATGATATAATAAAATTCCCTTCATATAACATAGAAGATGTTGTTTCAGGATATGAAAATCAAGATAAATTATATGAAGTAGGCGGCAAGGTCCAAGTTCCTTGTATGGTAATAGATGGCAAGGCCATGTATGAATCAGATGATATTATAGCCTATGCCAAGGAAAACTTCCTAGAAAAAGCCAAAGAAAATAAGGCTAAGAGAGAAGAAAATAAGTAA
- a CDS encoding DEAD/DEAH box helicase, translating into MKFNELNIGNEILRAIDDLGYEKPSPIQEESIPHLLEGNDLIGKSQTGSGKTAAFAIPIIENIEANGITQALILCPTRELCIQVSKEIEKLYKYKKEIKILSVYGGSHIVRQIKSLKKGVEIVVGTPGRLMDLMRRKVLKLDQLKTVVLDEADEMFDMGFRDDMKFILDRTNPNRQTCFFSATMGPEIQEFSKLYQTNPYEVKIKSKEVTVDRIDQYYIKLKESMKEEALMRLLEIHKANLAIVFCNTKRKVDRLVESLTKKNYLVDGLHGDLKQSSRDQVMKKFRNKTIQILVATDIAARGLDVDDVDIVFNYDLPQLDEYYVHRIGRTARAGKSGLSFSLISGRDNNRLRQIENYTKANIKQMPVPTLVQMDRQSDLRLIEDISSKLDKNEDLSREKDILIRLMEKGYDPFMICQVLLKDKLDINNNHEKLEGIDLKSEKKSKSKSNNKTKKKYDKEMTTLFMNRGKIDNFTKDKIIKALARMAKVPKDKIGQIRIQKTYSFIDIEKPEAFKAIRAIDNKKISSKKVKIEESNK; encoded by the coding sequence ATGAAATTTAATGAATTAAATATAGGAAATGAAATTTTAAGGGCAATTGATGATTTAGGCTACGAAAAGCCAAGTCCCATCCAAGAAGAGTCTATCCCCCACCTTTTGGAAGGGAATGATCTAATAGGAAAATCTCAAACAGGAAGCGGGAAAACTGCGGCCTTCGCCATACCAATTATAGAAAATATCGAAGCAAATGGAATAACTCAAGCCCTCATCCTCTGTCCAACAAGAGAGCTTTGTATACAAGTATCAAAAGAAATCGAAAAGCTTTATAAATACAAGAAAGAAATCAAAATCCTTTCTGTCTATGGTGGAAGTCATATAGTAAGGCAAATCAAGAGCCTAAAAAAAGGAGTAGAAATTGTAGTTGGTACTCCTGGAAGACTGATGGATCTTATGAGAAGAAAGGTCTTAAAGCTCGACCAACTTAAAACAGTTGTCTTGGATGAGGCTGACGAAATGTTTGATATGGGCTTTAGGGATGATATGAAATTCATCCTTGATAGGACAAATCCCAATAGACAGACTTGTTTCTTTTCAGCAACTATGGGACCTGAAATCCAAGAATTTTCTAAGCTTTATCAAACTAATCCCTACGAAGTCAAAATAAAATCTAAAGAAGTAACTGTTGATAGGATCGACCAATATTATATTAAACTTAAAGAATCTATGAAGGAAGAAGCCTTGATGCGACTTCTAGAAATCCATAAGGCAAATCTTGCTATCGTATTTTGTAATACCAAGAGAAAAGTCGACAGGCTTGTAGAAAGTCTCACCAAGAAAAACTACCTAGTAGACGGCCTTCATGGAGATCTCAAACAAAGTAGTCGTGACCAAGTCATGAAGAAGTTTAGAAATAAAACCATCCAAATCCTTGTAGCGACAGATATAGCTGCTCGTGGTCTTGATGTGGATGATGTAGATATTGTCTTTAACTATGACCTACCTCAGCTTGACGAATACTATGTCCACAGGATTGGAAGAACAGCCAGAGCTGGCAAAAGCGGTCTAAGCTTTTCCCTAATCTCAGGTCGTGATAATAATAGGCTAAGGCAAATCGAAAATTATACCAAGGCCAATATAAAACAGATGCCCGTCCCAACCCTTGTCCAAATGGATAGGCAAAGCGACCTTCGTCTTATAGAAGATATTTCATCTAAGCTTGATAAAAATGAAGACCTCAGTAGAGAAAAAGATATACTAATAAGACTTATGGAAAAAGGCTATGATCCATTTATGATCTGCCAGGTCTTACTTAAAGATAAGCTAGATATTAATAATAACCACGAAAAGCTTGAAGGAATTGACCTTAAATCGGAGAAGAAATCTAAGAGTAAGTCAAATAATAAAACTAAAAAGAAATACGACAAGGAAATGACAACTCTCTTCATGAACAGGGGTAAGATTGATAATTTCACCAAGGATAAGATAATAAAGGCCCTAGCAAGAATGGCCAAAGTCCCAAAGGATAAAATAGGCCAAATCAGGATTCAAAAAACCTATAGTTTTATAGATATAGAAAAGCCTGAAGCCTTTAAGGCAATTAGGGCAATTGATAATAAGAAAATATCTAGCAAAAAAGTTAAAATAGAAGAATCAAATAAATAG